One part of the Treponema sp. OMZ 787 genome encodes these proteins:
- a CDS encoding peptidoglycan bridge formation glycyltransferase FemA/FemB family protein produces the protein MKETKFLTDEYKDEFDKLVCHPIQSWIWGDFKKSMGAATERIGFFEDGKLKSGIQIIFSKIPKTNYTVGIASKTLMPEQEHIEALKEAAKKHRAVFIKIEPDIFKPVQKDKSIKEEPYLEADSLETLIEEKKNFLFKNGAKNGKPFFEKYNFILDIEKTEEELLASFHSKTRYNIRLAEKKGVTIIDNSTEEGMEDYIRLMEETTKRQGFFNHNGDYFRRMFKIFPKGTLRIFEAVYNDEVLTAWILFNFNGKLYYPYGASSNSHRELMPNNLIMWKAIQYGKNLNCSSFDLWGCLGPNPDTNDSWYGFHKFKSGYNPQLVEYIGTFDFVYKPFMYKMFNIADKIRWIILKNKRR, from the coding sequence ATGAAAGAAACTAAATTCTTAACAGATGAATATAAAGACGAGTTCGATAAGCTTGTATGTCATCCAATTCAATCATGGATTTGGGGTGACTTTAAAAAAAGCATGGGAGCAGCTACTGAAAGAATAGGTTTTTTTGAAGACGGAAAATTAAAGAGCGGAATTCAGATTATTTTTTCTAAAATACCCAAAACTAATTATACGGTCGGTATAGCTTCAAAAACCCTGATGCCCGAGCAAGAACACATCGAAGCTTTAAAAGAAGCTGCAAAAAAACATAGGGCTGTCTTTATAAAAATAGAACCGGATATCTTTAAGCCGGTACAAAAAGATAAGTCCATAAAAGAAGAGCCTTATTTAGAAGCAGATTCTTTAGAAACTCTTATCGAAGAAAAGAAAAATTTTCTATTTAAAAACGGAGCAAAAAACGGAAAGCCTTTTTTTGAAAAATATAATTTTATTTTAGATATAGAAAAAACGGAAGAAGAACTTTTAGCTTCTTTTCATTCCAAGACAAGATACAATATCCGTCTGGCAGAAAAAAAGGGCGTTACTATAATCGATAATAGCACAGAAGAAGGCATGGAAGATTATATAAGGCTGATGGAAGAAACGACAAAAAGACAGGGCTTTTTTAATCATAATGGTGATTACTTTAGGCGGATGTTCAAAATTTTTCCAAAAGGTACCCTTAGAATCTTTGAAGCAGTATACAATGATGAAGTTTTAACTGCATGGATTCTTTTTAATTTTAACGGAAAACTTTACTATCCTTATGGAGCATCGAGCAACAGCCATAGGGAATTGATGCCCAATAACCTTATAATGTGGAAAGCTATTCAATACGGAAAAAATTTAAATTGCTCTAGTTTTGATCTTTGGGGCTGTTTGGGTCCTAATCCGGACACAAATGATTCATGGTACGGATTTCACAAATTTAAGTCGGGATATAATCCTCAATTGGTAGAATACATAGGTACCTTCGATTTTGTTTATAAACCTTTTATGTATAAAATGTTTAACATTGCAGATAAAATCAGATGGATTATTTTAAAAAATAAGCGAAGATAG
- a CDS encoding LysM peptidoglycan-binding domain-containing M23 family metallopeptidase — MKAFKFLLLFFLLQTILNAQVPYPRIEKLNIDDYLFVQYCDDVAEARKALAAAKTGNQLPIRFYTYKANREDTIIKIAARCSIPYDAIITLNRIESMQTEIAGRVLLLPTMPAVYLPDKGLTDIEKLTEALFKKHKTEPLKIKIYGLEENREIFCFPGEIFDGTVRAFFFMPFYRFPLKEAVLTSGFGKRQDPFTGKASYHPGIDLAAPAGSPVMACAGGTIKEVSYSNVYGNYIILSHTDGRASLYGHLSKVYVSLNETVKSGRIIGAVGSTGMSTGPHLHFEIHEQGIPKNPADFVHNKK; from the coding sequence ATGAAGGCTTTTAAATTTCTACTTTTATTTTTCCTTTTACAGACAATACTAAACGCTCAAGTCCCCTACCCTCGAATCGAAAAATTGAATATAGACGATTATCTATTTGTTCAATATTGCGATGATGTGGCAGAAGCCAGAAAAGCCTTGGCGGCAGCTAAAACGGGGAACCAACTTCCTATCAGATTTTATACCTACAAGGCAAACCGTGAAGACACAATCATAAAAATTGCAGCCCGTTGCTCTATTCCCTATGATGCAATTATAACATTAAACAGAATAGAATCGATGCAGACAGAAATCGCAGGGCGTGTTCTTCTTCTTCCGACAATGCCGGCAGTTTATCTTCCCGACAAAGGTCTGACAGACATCGAAAAACTGACAGAAGCTCTGTTTAAAAAGCATAAGACAGAACCTCTAAAAATAAAAATATACGGCCTTGAAGAAAATCGGGAAATATTTTGCTTCCCCGGAGAAATTTTTGACGGAACCGTAAGAGCTTTTTTCTTTATGCCTTTTTACCGTTTTCCTCTAAAAGAAGCGGTTTTAACTTCGGGCTTCGGAAAAAGGCAGGATCCATTTACAGGAAAGGCAAGCTATCATCCGGGAATAGACCTTGCAGCTCCCGCAGGAAGTCCGGTTATGGCCTGTGCCGGAGGCACGATAAAAGAAGTATCTTACAGCAATGTTTACGGAAACTATATTATTTTATCCCATACCGACGGCAGAGCCAGCCTATACGGCCATTTGAGCAAGGTTTATGTCAGCTTGAATGAAACAGTAAAATCGGGTAGAATAATCGGTGCTGTGGGCTCTACAGGAATGTCTACAGGCCCTCATCTTCATTTTGAAATACATGAGCAAGGTATACCTAAAAATCCTGCTGATTTTGTACACAACAAAAAATAG
- a CDS encoding DUF362 domain-containing protein, whose amino-acid sequence MAYKISNECTNCAACESECPVNAISEAGGKHVIDADTCISCGACAGVCPVEAISEE is encoded by the coding sequence ATGGCTTATAAAATTTCTAACGAATGCACGAACTGTGCCGCGTGCGAAAGTGAATGCCCCGTAAACGCAATCAGCGAAGCCGGCGGCAAACATGTAATCGATGCAGATACATGCATCAGCTGTGGTGCTTGCGCAGGTGTTTGTCCTGTTGAAGCAATCTCAGAGGAATAA
- a CDS encoding exodeoxyribonuclease III, with protein sequence MNSIISWNVNGIRAVEKKGFLDWLNTENPDLLCVQETKAAKPQLSKELTEPELPNGKYFAYWASAKKAGYSGTAIFTKKEPLQVRTMGLKEFDDEGRVLVADFDKLSIISAYFPNSQDGGARLGYKLDFCAAILEFCDSIQEEGNNVILCGDYNIAHKPIDLANPKGNEKNPGYLPEERAWMDEFTSSGYSDTFRHFCQEPAKYTWWSYRFRAREKNIGWRIDYHCVNDSFLPKIKDSIILDGVMGSDHCPVKLIY encoded by the coding sequence ATGAATTCGATTATTTCATGGAATGTAAACGGCATCAGGGCTGTAGAAAAAAAAGGCTTTTTGGATTGGCTTAATACCGAAAATCCGGATTTACTTTGCGTACAGGAAACAAAGGCTGCAAAGCCTCAACTCAGCAAGGAGCTTACGGAACCAGAGCTCCCGAACGGAAAATATTTTGCCTATTGGGCTTCGGCAAAAAAGGCAGGTTATTCGGGAACCGCAATCTTTACCAAAAAAGAACCCTTGCAGGTAAGAACCATGGGTTTAAAGGAATTTGATGATGAAGGGAGGGTCTTGGTTGCCGACTTTGACAAGCTTTCAATTATTTCGGCTTATTTCCCTAACTCGCAGGACGGAGGAGCCCGCCTAGGCTACAAGCTTGACTTTTGTGCAGCCATCCTCGAATTCTGCGATTCCATTCAAGAAGAAGGAAACAATGTAATCCTTTGCGGGGACTACAACATAGCCCATAAACCCATCGACCTTGCAAACCCCAAGGGTAACGAAAAAAATCCCGGCTATCTTCCTGAAGAGAGGGCTTGGATGGATGAGTTTACCTCATCAGGTTATTCGGACACATTCAGGCATTTTTGCCAAGAACCTGCAAAATATACATGGTGGAGCTACCGCTTTAGAGCTAGAGAGAAAAACATCGGATGGCGTATAGACTACCATTGCGTAAACGATTCTTTTTTGCCTAAGATAAAGGATTCTATTATTTTGGACGGAGTAATGGGCTCGGATCATTGCCCTGTTAAGCTGATATATTAA
- the map gene encoding type I methionyl aminopeptidase has protein sequence MIIIKTEEQINGIRKSCKALAQLFEELKPVIKPGMTTKELDDFCVNYIKKIGGVPAWYSEGFPGAACISINEEVIHGLPGKRIVKDGDLVSMDIGIDLGGYISDSCVTYPVGNVSKENLKLLEVTTQCLYAGIEACKAGKRVSDISKAVFNLARAHNYGVVYDYCGHGVGLGVHEDPSIPNVPERMRPNPRLRAGMVVAIEPMINMGTADVEVKKDGWTVVTADRSVSCHMEHTVAIFEDHTEILSQL, from the coding sequence ATGATTATAATTAAAACGGAAGAACAAATTAACGGCATCAGAAAGTCCTGTAAGGCCCTTGCCCAACTTTTTGAAGAATTAAAACCGGTAATAAAACCCGGTATGACTACAAAAGAGCTTGATGATTTTTGTGTAAACTATATAAAAAAAATCGGCGGTGTTCCTGCTTGGTATTCTGAAGGTTTTCCGGGGGCAGCCTGTATTTCGATAAATGAAGAGGTAATTCACGGTCTTCCGGGCAAAAGAATAGTAAAAGACGGGGACCTTGTTTCTATGGATATAGGAATCGACCTTGGAGGCTACATAAGCGATTCTTGTGTAACCTATCCTGTCGGAAATGTTTCAAAGGAAAACCTCAAACTTTTGGAAGTTACCACTCAGTGTCTTTACGCAGGAATTGAAGCATGCAAGGCAGGCAAAAGAGTTTCGGATATTTCGAAGGCAGTCTTTAATCTGGCAAGAGCCCATAATTACGGGGTGGTTTACGACTATTGCGGACACGGTGTCGGGCTAGGTGTACACGAAGATCCGAGCATTCCGAATGTCCCCGAAAGAATGAGGCCGAATCCCCGCCTTAGAGCCGGAATGGTGGTCGCAATAGAGCCCATGATTAACATGGGAACGGCCGATGTCGAGGTAAAAAAAGACGGATGGACTGTAGTAACGGCCGACAGGTCGGTTTCATGCCACATGGAGCATACCGTTGCCATCTTTGAAGACCACACGGAAATTTTGTCGCAGTTATAA
- a CDS encoding DnaJ domain-containing protein, which translates to MMKKNDNYAILGVSPKASAAEIKTAFRKKAKLHHPDLTQNKTKEEKEKSESAMRLLLNAYQSLLKEKTADENPFDYFDFFSKKNAAESFDYRLWLLKKTDYESRAKLIFFDLFHGLEQSAVEEYNKRRSEAGGFYLSKYFNKEDFMDCGFVLAEELYFRGEYYESFLLLEEIFYLEKQKPYFKHFFPEVTDLIKSIISDKLHRYTEDELALDCYEAALELGFKKIDRANILKRMSEIYYRFGDTYRASQCLNEAMQLSPKLRGIKIIQNQLENHYDYN; encoded by the coding sequence ATGATGAAAAAAAACGATAATTATGCCATTTTAGGAGTTTCACCGAAAGCCTCGGCAGCCGAAATAAAGACGGCTTTTAGAAAAAAAGCTAAGCTTCACCATCCGGACTTAACTCAAAATAAAACTAAAGAAGAAAAGGAAAAATCCGAATCGGCTATGAGGCTTCTTTTAAATGCCTATCAAAGTCTTTTAAAAGAAAAAACTGCTGATGAAAACCCATTTGATTATTTCGATTTTTTTTCAAAGAAAAATGCGGCGGAAAGTTTTGACTACAGGCTTTGGCTTTTAAAAAAAACGGATTACGAAAGCCGGGCTAAACTCATCTTTTTTGATCTTTTTCACGGATTGGAACAGTCTGCCGTAGAAGAATACAATAAAAGAAGAAGCGAGGCAGGAGGCTTTTATCTTTCAAAGTATTTTAATAAGGAAGACTTTATGGACTGCGGTTTTGTCCTTGCAGAAGAACTTTATTTCCGCGGAGAATATTATGAGTCTTTTTTGCTTTTGGAAGAAATCTTTTATTTGGAAAAACAAAAGCCCTATTTTAAACATTTTTTTCCTGAGGTTACTGACTTGATAAAATCCATAATAAGCGATAAACTGCATAGGTATACGGAAGACGAGCTTGCCTTAGACTGTTATGAAGCTGCTCTGGAACTAGGCTTTAAAAAGATAGATAGAGCTAACATTCTTAAGCGTATGTCCGAAATATATTATAGGTTTGGAGATACATACAGAGCTTCACAGTGTTTAAATGAGGCAATGCAGCTCAGCCCCAAACTAAGGGGCATTAAAATTATTCAAAATCAATTGGAGAATCACTATGATTATAATTAA
- a CDS encoding glutathione peroxidase — protein sequence MGIYDYTVKDSFGNDFSFTDYKDYVILIVNTACEUGFTPHFQGLEELYQEYKDKKFIVLAFPCNQFGGQDPGTNEEIRTFAQTKYCVTFPVMAKIDVKGENAEPLFSFLQTASGNKSIKWNFTKFLVDRSGENVQVYGSLTAPKKLKKYIEKLL from the coding sequence ATGGGAATTTATGATTATACTGTTAAAGACAGCTTCGGAAATGACTTTTCTTTTACTGACTATAAGGATTATGTTATTTTAATAGTGAATACGGCTTGTGAGTGAGGCTTTACCCCTCATTTCCAAGGTTTGGAAGAATTATATCAAGAATATAAGGATAAAAAATTTATTGTTTTAGCCTTTCCATGTAATCAGTTCGGCGGGCAGGATCCGGGAACAAACGAGGAAATCAGAACATTTGCTCAAACCAAGTATTGTGTAACATTTCCTGTAATGGCAAAAATTGATGTAAAGGGAGAAAATGCCGAGCCTCTTTTTTCTTTTTTACAAACAGCTTCAGGGAACAAAAGCATTAAATGGAATTTCACCAAATTCCTTGTTGATAGAAGCGGGGAAAATGTTCAAGTATACGGCTCGCTTACGGCTCCCAAAAAGTTAAAAAAATATATTGAAAAACTCTTATAA
- a CDS encoding cupin domain-containing protein, with the protein MIINKNDVPKKFKPNLRGGNGEISVIEFLSVREVENCRMFSEMTVPVGASIGEHIHTGETEIYIIHEGKGLVTDMGKKQEVGPGDVVITEDNQLHSLENTGSVPMVLTTLVIKH; encoded by the coding sequence ATGATAATAAACAAAAATGATGTGCCTAAAAAATTCAAACCTAATTTACGCGGCGGAAATGGCGAAATAAGCGTTATAGAATTTTTAAGTGTCAGAGAGGTTGAAAATTGCCGTATGTTTTCCGAAATGACTGTTCCGGTTGGAGCAAGCATAGGAGAGCATATTCATACAGGTGAAACCGAAATCTACATTATACATGAAGGCAAAGGACTTGTTACAGATATGGGTAAAAAGCAGGAAGTAGGTCCGGGAGATGTGGTCATCACTGAGGATAATCAGCTTCACAGCCTTGAAAATACCGGCTCCGTGCCGATGGTTTTGACCACATTAGTAATTAAACATTAG
- a CDS encoding OsmC family protein: protein MAKEFKAKAEIDLGEGFKVECEASGKKIIVDEPVSFGGTDLGMNPIEVLLSGLGACKCVISKMLAKKKGLKLDYLAVECIGAFSAGKVGLSEIETIYHIKSDASDEELEKFMTLVDNNCPVNETLKNPLPITHKLIRV, encoded by the coding sequence ATGGCAAAAGAATTTAAGGCAAAGGCCGAAATCGATTTAGGCGAAGGTTTTAAAGTTGAGTGCGAGGCATCCGGTAAGAAGATTATTGTTGACGAACCGGTCAGCTTCGGCGGAACAGATTTGGGTATGAACCCTATCGAAGTTCTTTTGAGCGGCCTTGGGGCTTGCAAGTGTGTTATCTCGAAAATGCTTGCAAAGAAAAAAGGTCTAAAGCTTGATTATTTGGCTGTTGAATGTATCGGTGCTTTTAGTGCAGGAAAGGTTGGGCTTTCCGAGATTGAAACGATATATCATATTAAGTCGGATGCTTCCGATGAGGAGCTTGAAAAATTTATGACCTTGGTTGACAATAATTGTCCCGTAAACGAGACACTCAAAAATCCCCTCCCCATAACACATAAACTTATTAGAGTTTAA
- the pcnB gene encoding polynucleotide adenylyltransferase PcnB, translating into MLVRYGQNAEGKQVRQALVYTKDEHHIAPEKIDIEAVKIIQRLNSQGFEAYIVGGAVRDLLIGHVPKDFDIATSAEPSKIRKIFRNSRIIGRRFRLVHIFFGEKIYEVSTFRSTEDGSIGNKFGTIDEDVHRRDFTLNALYYDPIHELVIDYVGGVKDIRSKKIRPIIPLPLIFSEDPVRMIRAIKYAAMTDSSIPFFVQLQIRKNAHLLEFVSPSRITEEINKIIFSGHSSDIIKKLLDFKLYVYIQPGACAFIDSSSKFKKIYLENLTLLDKEVDTKPQIKQGECLRALLKDYTRLIADPEGLPQEVYTYVYKECRHFILPMNPQRKELEFAVKSILNDLGIKVSMERTQARPAKLGKQVKHIRRKKKVKKPETQKDTD; encoded by the coding sequence ATGTTAGTTCGATACGGTCAAAATGCCGAAGGAAAGCAGGTTCGGCAGGCTTTAGTCTATACTAAGGACGAGCACCACATTGCCCCCGAAAAAATAGACATTGAAGCCGTGAAAATTATACAGCGTTTAAATTCTCAAGGTTTTGAAGCCTACATAGTAGGAGGAGCAGTAAGGGATCTTTTGATAGGTCATGTTCCAAAGGATTTCGATATTGCAACCTCTGCGGAGCCGTCAAAAATAAGAAAAATATTTAGAAATTCAAGAATTATAGGGCGGCGGTTCAGATTAGTCCATATATTTTTTGGAGAAAAAATATATGAGGTTAGCACTTTCCGCTCGACTGAAGACGGAAGTATAGGCAATAAATTCGGAACAATCGATGAAGATGTCCACAGAAGGGATTTTACACTAAATGCTCTTTACTATGACCCCATCCATGAGCTTGTGATAGATTATGTTGGCGGCGTTAAGGATATAAGGTCAAAAAAAATCAGACCCATTATTCCGCTTCCGCTGATATTTTCGGAAGATCCTGTAAGAATGATACGGGCGATCAAGTATGCTGCAATGACAGATTCAAGCATTCCGTTTTTTGTTCAGCTTCAAATACGCAAAAATGCACATCTTTTAGAGTTTGTGTCGCCCTCAAGAATAACCGAAGAAATAAACAAGATTATTTTTAGCGGACACTCAAGCGATATTATAAAAAAACTTTTAGACTTTAAGCTCTATGTTTACATACAGCCGGGAGCCTGTGCTTTTATAGATTCTTCTTCCAAGTTTAAAAAGATTTATTTAGAAAATCTTACTCTTTTGGATAAGGAAGTAGATACTAAACCTCAAATAAAACAGGGAGAATGTTTAAGGGCCTTGCTAAAAGATTATACAAGGCTGATTGCCGATCCTGAAGGTCTTCCGCAGGAGGTATACACTTATGTTTATAAAGAGTGCAGACATTTTATTCTTCCGATGAATCCTCAAAGAAAAGAATTGGAATTTGCAGTAAAGAGTATTTTAAATGACTTGGGGATTAAAGTTTCGATGGAAAGAACTCAAGCCCGCCCGGCAAAACTCGGTAAACAGGTTAAGCATATCCGCCGAAAGAAAAAGGTCAAAAAGCCTGAAACACAAAAAGATACGGATTAA
- the guaA gene encoding glutamine-hydrolyzing GMP synthase: MFFMKITEKILIVDFGGQYNQLIARRVRDLNVYSDIVGASKALDYIKENKPIGIIFTGGPNSVYEENAPLPPKEIFELGIPILGICYGMQAMAHCLGGKAEKSLKREFGKTLTKFDTALPLFKNIKDKSSVWMSHVDCVSHLPEGFVSAAQTANTKNAAMANKEKKLYGIQFHAEVEHSEEGQNIIKNFLYNVCGAKGGWNMKSFLTEAITEVKNTVGDGKVLLALSGGVDSSVLAALLNKAVGKNLTCIFVDHGLMRKNEGDEVEAAFRDAPMNFIRVNAESRFLGKLKGVSDPEKKRKIIGEEFIRVFEEEAKKIGTVDFLAQGTIYADVVESGAKGSAVIKSHHNVGGLPDHISFKSLIEPLKKLFKDEIRKLGTELGLPDYLVHRQPFPGPGLAIRIMGEITEEKLDILREADAIWRSELERADIKKDLSQYFAVLTSTKTVGVMGDFRTYDYTLALRAVKTSDFMTADWVRIPYEVLDKVSSRIINEVKGINRIVYDITSKPPATIEWE, from the coding sequence ATGTTTTTTATGAAGATTACGGAAAAGATTTTAATTGTAGATTTCGGCGGTCAGTATAACCAGCTCATAGCAAGGCGGGTACGGGACCTAAATGTTTATTCGGATATTGTTGGTGCCTCAAAGGCCCTTGATTATATAAAAGAAAATAAGCCGATAGGTATTATTTTTACGGGCGGGCCTAACAGCGTTTATGAAGAAAATGCACCCCTGCCCCCAAAAGAAATTTTTGAATTAGGGATTCCGATTTTAGGCATATGCTACGGTATGCAGGCAATGGCCCATTGCCTCGGCGGCAAGGCCGAAAAAAGCTTAAAAAGAGAATTCGGCAAAACATTAACGAAATTCGATACAGCTCTTCCGCTCTTTAAAAACATAAAAGATAAATCTTCTGTTTGGATGAGCCATGTAGACTGCGTTTCACACCTTCCTGAGGGCTTTGTCTCGGCAGCTCAAACAGCAAATACAAAAAATGCTGCCATGGCAAACAAGGAAAAAAAGCTTTACGGCATCCAATTCCATGCCGAGGTTGAGCATTCCGAAGAAGGTCAAAATATAATCAAAAACTTTTTGTACAATGTATGCGGAGCCAAGGGCGGTTGGAACATGAAAAGCTTTTTGACCGAAGCAATCACTGAGGTTAAAAATACTGTAGGCGACGGCAAGGTGCTTTTAGCCCTATCAGGAGGAGTAGACTCTTCGGTGCTTGCAGCCCTTTTAAACAAGGCTGTAGGAAAAAATCTGACCTGTATTTTTGTGGATCACGGCCTTATGCGCAAAAACGAGGGAGATGAGGTAGAGGCAGCCTTTAGGGACGCTCCGATGAATTTTATCCGCGTAAATGCGGAAAGCCGTTTTTTAGGAAAGCTCAAAGGCGTTTCGGATCCCGAAAAAAAACGCAAGATAATCGGTGAAGAGTTTATCCGCGTTTTTGAAGAAGAAGCAAAAAAAATAGGAACAGTGGACTTCCTTGCCCAAGGCACGATTTACGCCGATGTAGTTGAAAGCGGAGCCAAGGGTTCTGCCGTAATAAAAAGCCATCACAATGTCGGAGGGCTTCCCGATCACATAAGTTTTAAATCATTGATTGAGCCCCTAAAAAAACTATTTAAGGATGAAATAAGAAAGTTAGGCACAGAGCTCGGCCTCCCCGATTATCTGGTACACCGCCAGCCCTTCCCCGGCCCCGGCCTTGCCATAAGAATTATGGGCGAGATAACCGAAGAAAAGCTCGATATCCTGCGTGAAGCCGATGCAATCTGGCGGAGCGAACTTGAAAGGGCAGACATAAAAAAAGATTTAAGCCAGTATTTTGCCGTGCTTACCTCCACAAAGACGGTCGGCGTTATGGGAGACTTTAGAACATACGACTATACTCTCGCCCTGCGTGCAGTAAAAACCTCGGACTTTATGACAGCCGACTGGGTACGCATCCCCTACGAGGTACTGGACAAGGTTTCTTCCCGTATCATAAACGAGGTTAAGGGCATAAACCGAATAGTCTACGACATAACCTCAAAGCCGCCTGCAACGATTGAGTGGGAGTAG
- a CDS encoding VOC family protein, with product MFLNSVAIRTDEMEKSLEFYEKVLGFTFNYMMSAAPGKRIAFLTEPDSGMNLELISHDVPKPDNGSRISLTVQVEQISEAEKYLKSKNVRITAPPRTVKDGKKILTAVDPNGVEIDFIEFKKEND from the coding sequence ATGTTTTTAAACAGTGTAGCCATCCGCACGGATGAAATGGAAAAATCACTTGAGTTTTATGAAAAAGTACTTGGATTTACTTTTAATTATATGATGTCGGCAGCTCCCGGCAAAAGGATCGCTTTTTTGACTGAGCCTGACAGCGGAATGAATTTGGAGCTTATCAGCCATGATGTTCCAAAGCCCGATAACGGAAGCAGAATTTCGCTCACCGTTCAAGTAGAACAAATAAGCGAGGCTGAAAAGTACCTAAAGTCTAAAAATGTCCGCATTACGGCCCCTCCCAGAACCGTAAAAGACGGTAAAAAGATTTTGACTGCCGTAGATCCTAACGGAGTTGAAATAGACTTCATCGAATTCAAAAAAGAAAACGACTAA